A genomic window from Sorex araneus isolate mSorAra2 chromosome 2, mSorAra2.pri, whole genome shotgun sequence includes:
- the LOC101541818 gene encoding keratin-associated protein 6-3-like, which translates to MTAMLGPTQTEVYKRPCAGSLGRLKSLTLLLYPRTTSTTSTMCGYYGNYYGGRGYGCCGYGGLGYGYGGRGYGCCGYGGLGYGYGGLGYGYGGRGYGCCGYGGLGYGYGGLGCGYGSCYGSGYSRLGCGYGSGYGCGFGYY; encoded by the coding sequence ATGACAGCTATGTTGGGTCCCACCCAGACTGAGGTATATAAAAGGCCCTGTGCAGGGTCACTGGGCAGACTGAAGTCACTCACTCTCCTCCTCTACCCAAGGACAACCTCAACAACCAGCACCATGTGTGGCTACTACGGAAACTACTATGGAGGCCGTGGCTATGGATGCTGTGGCTATGGTGGCCTGGGCTATGGCTATGGAGGCCGTGGCTATGGATGCTGTGGCTATGGTGGCCTGGGCTATGGCTATGGAGGCCTGGGCTATGGCTATGGAGGCCGTGGCTATGGATGCTGTGGCTACGGAGGCCTGGGCTATGGCTATGGAGGCCTGGGCTGTGGCTATGGCTCCTGCTATGGCTCTGGCTATAGTAGACTTGGTTGTGGCTATGGCTCTGGCTATGGATGTGGCTTTGGCTACTACTGA